One window of Candidatus Portiera aleyrodidarum genomic DNA carries:
- the pnp gene encoding polyribonucleotide nucleotidyltransferase → MSLYIKKTFKYGGKNISLETGKIAKNTNGSVVITIDNTVVLCTVVVNKNIKNQDYFPLSVYYQEKTYAAGKIPGGFLKREGRPTEKEILTSRLIDRPIRPNINKFYKNEVQIICTVISAEKNPDIAAMIGTYAAIGISDIPLIDIMGVARVGFNKEIGYWLNITNERNSELDIVVAGTKNSVLMVEAEAKEKTESIMLGAICYAHREMQLLINNINEFVVDYTKKKKNKKNKKNKKKVNISEKLVNEFNDSIKDTFYIMEKIKRKEALCIIINQVIEKFINNSLKYDNIKEILKVIIKKIFINKMLETKKRMDGRKLKTIRSLSIEVGILPSAHGSALFSRGDTQALVAITLGSLRDAQVIEGLEEERYENLMFHYNFTPYCVCEIGFLGIPKRREIGHGNLAKRAILGVLSKEDFPYSIRIVSEITESNGSSSMASICGASLALMDAGVPLSSTVSGVAMGLITNKEKILIITDIVGDEDKFGDMDLKVAGTKTGITALQMDIKKHINNDLIHLTLNQALEAIKNIINKMNLVISKSRKKLSTKAPSNVILKIETEKIRDVIGKGGTTIKQICESTNTTIDIQDDGKIHIYANNKINSQKAIEAINMITEEAKINKIYRGKVIRIMDFGAFVNFMPGTDGLVHISQIISGHVKNIRDFLNEGDIVTVKVLEKDNKGKIKLSIKEIDPIEKAEFEAKIK, encoded by the coding sequence TTGAGTTTATATATAAAAAAAACTTTTAAGTATGGTGGAAAAAATATTAGTTTAGAAACAGGTAAAATAGCTAAAAATACAAATGGGAGTGTAGTTATTACTATTGATAATACTGTTGTATTATGTACAGTAGTTGTAAATAAAAATATAAAAAATCAAGATTATTTTCCTTTATCAGTATATTATCAAGAAAAAACTTATGCTGCAGGTAAAATTCCAGGTGGTTTTTTAAAAAGAGAAGGCCGTCCTACAGAAAAAGAAATATTAACATCAAGACTTATTGATAGACCTATTAGACCTAATATAAATAAATTTTATAAAAATGAAGTACAAATAATATGTACAGTAATTTCTGCTGAAAAGAATCCAGATATTGCCGCTATGATTGGGACATACGCAGCAATAGGTATCTCGGATATACCTTTAATAGATATTATGGGTGTTGCTAGAGTAGGTTTTAATAAAGAAATTGGTTATTGGCTTAATATAACTAATGAAAGAAATTCGGAATTAGATATAGTAGTAGCTGGAACAAAAAATTCCGTATTGATGGTAGAAGCTGAAGCAAAAGAAAAAACAGAATCAATAATGTTAGGTGCTATTTGTTATGCACATAGAGAAATGCAATTATTAATAAACAATATAAATGAATTTGTTGTAGATTATACAAAAAAGAAAAAAAATAAGAAAAATAAGAAAAATAAAAAAAAAGTAAATATATCTGAGAAATTAGTTAATGAATTTAATGATAGTATAAAAGATACTTTTTATATTATGGAGAAAATTAAAAGAAAAGAAGCATTATGTATAATAATAAATCAAGTTATTGAAAAATTTATAAATAATTCTTTAAAATATGACAATATTAAGGAAATATTAAAAGTAATAATAAAAAAAATATTTATAAATAAAATGTTGGAAACAAAAAAACGTATGGATGGTCGTAAGTTAAAAACCATACGTTCATTATCTATAGAAGTAGGCATTTTACCTAGTGCACATGGTTCGGCTTTATTTAGTAGGGGAGATACTCAAGCACTAGTTGCTATTACTTTAGGAAGTTTACGTGATGCTCAAGTAATAGAAGGATTAGAAGAAGAACGTTATGAGAACTTAATGTTTCATTATAATTTTACACCTTATTGTGTATGTGAAATAGGTTTTTTAGGTATACCAAAACGGCGGGAAATTGGTCATGGTAATCTTGCCAAAAGAGCTATACTTGGGGTTTTATCTAAAGAAGATTTTCCTTATTCAATAAGAATAGTTTCAGAAATAACTGAATCTAATGGGTCTAGTTCTATGGCGTCTATATGTGGTGCTTCATTAGCATTAATGGATGCCGGAGTACCTTTAAGTTCTACAGTATCAGGTGTAGCTATGGGATTAATAACAAACAAAGAAAAAATTTTAATAATTACTGATATAGTAGGTGATGAAGATAAGTTTGGTGATATGGATCTTAAAGTTGCTGGTACAAAAACAGGTATAACTGCTTTACAAATGGATATAAAAAAACATATTAATAACGACTTAATACACTTAACGTTAAATCAAGCGTTAGAAGCTATAAAAAATATTATTAATAAAATGAATTTAGTAATAAGTAAAAGTAGAAAAAAACTTTCTACTAAAGCACCTAGTAATGTAATATTAAAAATAGAAACAGAAAAGATACGTGATGTAATAGGTAAAGGTGGTACAACTATAAAACAAATATGTGAGAGCACCAATACTACTATTGATATTCAAGATGATGGAAAAATACATATTTATGCTAATAATAAAATTAATTCACAAAAAGCAATAGAGGCGATTAATATGATTACTGAAGAAGCTAAAATAAACAAAATATATAGAGGTAAAGTAATACGTATAATGGATTTTGGTGCTTTTGTTAATTTCATGCCAGGTACAGATGGATTAGTTCATATTTCACAAATTATTTCAGGTCATGTAAAAAATATAAGAGATTTTCTTAATGAAGGAGATATTGTAACAGTAAAAGTTTTAGAAAAAGATAATAAAGGAAAAATTAAATTATCAATAAAAGAAATAGATCCTATTGAAAAAGCAGAATTTGAAGCTAAAATTAAATAA
- the dnaJ gene encoding molecular chaperone DnaJ yields MSKRDYYEVLGINRKADQKEIKQAYRRLAQKYHPDRNPNDKQAEKSFREISEAYEILSVKEKRNAYDQFGHSGIDGSQTNNNFNTGFTDIFGDVFGDIFGNNKNSNTPQRGSDLRYNLNIKLEEAIYGTQLNINVKKLVKCNRCNGNRSEPGYKNKYCPSCKGLGQIRMHQGFFSIQQTCHNCNGNGEIIEKYCIKCNGEGRINDKKKLSIKIPHGVDNGDRIRIIGEGEGGINGGKSGDLYVQLSIKPHKIFTREGKNLYCEIPINFVDAALGGILEVTTLEGNKVQLKIPAETQTGKQFRIKGKGVKSIRSNYPGDLMCKVIIETPINLNKNQKELLRKFKNSIDNNVI; encoded by the coding sequence ATGTCCAAACGTGATTATTATGAAGTATTAGGTATTAATAGAAAGGCTGATCAAAAAGAAATAAAACAAGCATATCGTAGATTAGCTCAAAAATATCATCCTGATAGAAATCCTAACGATAAACAAGCCGAAAAAAGTTTTCGTGAAATATCTGAAGCATATGAAATACTTTCAGTAAAGGAAAAAAGAAATGCTTATGATCAATTTGGACATTCAGGAATAGATGGGAGTCAAACAAATAATAATTTTAATACAGGTTTTACTGATATTTTTGGAGATGTTTTTGGAGATATTTTTGGAAATAACAAAAATTCAAATACACCACAAAGAGGTTCGGATTTACGTTATAATTTAAATATTAAACTTGAAGAAGCTATATATGGAACCCAATTAAATATTAATGTAAAAAAATTAGTTAAATGTAATAGATGTAATGGTAATAGATCAGAACCTGGATATAAAAATAAGTATTGTCCTAGTTGTAAAGGATTAGGACAAATACGTATGCATCAAGGTTTTTTTTCTATACAACAAACATGCCATAATTGTAATGGGAATGGTGAAATTATAGAGAAATATTGTATCAAATGTAATGGGGAAGGTCGTATAAATGATAAAAAAAAATTATCAATTAAAATTCCACATGGTGTAGATAATGGTGATCGTATCAGAATTATAGGAGAGGGAGAAGGTGGTATTAATGGAGGCAAATCTGGTGATTTATATGTACAATTATCTATTAAACCACATAAAATTTTTACTAGAGAAGGTAAGAATTTATATTGTGAAATACCCATTAATTTTGTAGATGCAGCATTAGGTGGTATATTAGAAGTCACTACATTAGAAGGTAATAAAGTTCAATTAAAAATTCCAGCTGAAACACAAACAGGAAAACAATTTAGAATTAAAGGTAAAGGAGTTAAATCAATACGTAGTAATTATCCCGGAGATTTAATGTGTAAAGTAATTATAGAAACACCTATTAATCTTAATAAAAATCAAAAAGAATTATTACGTAAATTTAAAAATAGTATAGATAATAATGTTATTTAA